The sequence ATCTCTATTGAGGGAGGGGTTCCGTTCTGGGAGAGGCAGAGTGCTTCCCGCTAGGATCAGTGATCAGTCAGGATGGGCTTGAGGAGTAATTTGCGGATTTTGTGCTTTTTCCGACACACGGCGCTTGGCCTGTTGAATTCGGTCTTCGTACGTGGGATTAGCCATGCCCTGCTCGCGAAAGCGTTGGAGCAGTTTTTCATTGGAGGGGTCAAGTTCCAGCGAATGGAGCCAAGCATCACGAGCATCCGTCATCTTACGCTGCTTCATGTAGACTTCGCCAAGATGCTCATAGATCACCGGGTCATCGCCGACAAGCGAGACGGCTCGCTTGATTTCGGCAAGGGCTTCTGAGAGCAACCCTGATTTATAGAACGCCCAGCCCAGACTATCGACGTAATATCCATTTTCCGGTTTCAGCGCCACGGCTCGCTTTGTAAGGGACAGTGCCTGATCGATCTTCATGTCCCGCTCTGCGTAACTATATCCGAGATAGTTCAAGGCATCCGCATGATGGGGATCGAGCGAAAGCGCAGTTTCCATGGCGCGCTCTACGTCATCAAACCGATTCAGTTTGTCGTAGGCTGTGCCCAGATTGAAATGAAGATCCGCGTTCTTGGGGTTATGCCGAATCCCCTCTTGAAACGCTTCCGAAGCCTTTTCGAATTGCTCACTTTGTAGATGAGCTAAACCCAGTACGATGTGGGGCTCAGGTTGTTTTGGCATCAGACGAACAGCTTCGTCCAGGTGCGTGACCGCTTCAGGAAACTGTTTGAGTCGATAGAGGAGGACACCGAGATGAATGTGGCTGTCGGCGAATCTTGGATCCAAGTGGAGATTGTAGCGATAGGTCTCCATGGCTTTGGGAAAGTCTTTGGTCTCTTCGTACAGATAGCCAAGGTAGTCGCGCACCTTCAATTCGGCCGGTTTCGCCTTCAAAATATCGGTCAATTGAGCGATCGCCTTTGAAAATTCCTTCTTCTCCCCATAGATCAGCGCCATCCGTAATTGAGCATCCAGATCACCGGGGTTGTCTTCCAGCATCTGTTCCAACTCCGCAAGACCTCCGGCATAGTCTTTGGTCGCGATATAGAGTTGGATCAGGTGCTGACGAACGTCTCGGTTTCGTGGATTCACTTGATGGAGGTAGCGTTTCAGAATGGCAATGGCCTTGTCTTTCTCTTGGCGCGATTCGTGGATCGAAGCTTGAGCGAGATACGCCGGCTCGAATGACGGGTTCACGCTGATCGCACGATCGAAGCTGGATAAGGCTTGCTCCATATTTCCCGCTTCAATGGAGATTCGACCTAAATAGTAGTAACCGATCGGCGAGTCCGTCGCGTATTGCAAGCCTTTCTTGACCACTTGTTCTGATTCGGCGATTCGCTTTTGATTCAGTAAGATGAGACTCTTTGGAAAGTACGATTCTCCCCGCTTTGGGTCGATCGCGATTGCTTTATCCAATAACTCGATGGCACTCTCGGATTTTCCTGCGCTGGCAAGAATCCCGGCCATCTGCGTCAATAGCTGAGGCTCCTGTCCCGTTCCCTGTCCAACGTCTTCGGCGTACTGTACGGCTTGAGTCATATCACCCAGCGCAAAGTGCAGGGCGGCCAGACGCGATTTGACTTCCTGTGATTTTGGATCGGCTACTAGTGCAGCCTGGTATTCCTTCAAGGCTGTCTCAAGATCTTGGGCCAGCTCGGCTTGGTGTCCCATCATGAAATGATAGGTGGCATCAGATTCTGGGGTGGCTTGTGGTGGTTGCTGTGCCGTCGAGGGGGGCGGCGGCGCCGTCTTGTGCGGCTGAGTCGCCGTCGCGCAAGCCACAAGGACACAGGGAAGAAAGAGGATGGTCAGTTTTATCGCGAGGACCGTGAGGTCATGACCAGAAGATCGTCTGTTCCAAACCATGTGGGGTGTCCCTACAGGCATATGTTCGGATGTGAATGAAAGGAGGAACACCAAGGATTATACCGAGTGTTGGAACGTTGCGCAAACCAGGGTCAGGCCTCGCGCAGGTCAAGGCTTTCAAATTTTGCAAAACGGTCCTGGAAAAACAATTCTCGCTTTCCGATGGGACCATTGCGATGTTTACTCACGATGATATCGGCGATTCCCTTGCGTTCAGAATTCTGGTCGTAGACATCTTCCCGGTAGATAAACATGACGACATCGGCATCTTGTTCAATCGCTCCGCTCTCCCGGAGATCTGCCAGCATGGGGATCGGAGGCTTGCGTGCCTCCACGGCCCGGCTCAACTGCGATAGGGCGACCACCGGCACATTGAGTTCCTTGGCTAACGCTTTCAATGAGCGGGAGATATCGGAGATTTCCTGCTGACGAGATTCAGAATCGCTTCGGCCTTGCATGAGTTGCAAATAATCCACGATGAGCAAATCGAGCCCTTTTTCAGCCTTGAGTCGGCGAGCTTTGCCTCGCATCTGTTGCACGGTAATCCCACCGGTATCGTCGATAAAGATCGGTGCTTGCTCCAACCGTCCCGCGGCTTCTGCCAAGCGCCACCAATCTTCTTTTTGAAGCTTTCCTGTTCGCAGTGCGTGTGAATCCACTCGCGCTTCGGAGCTGAGCATGCGCAGCACGATCTGCGGCTTAGACATTTCCAAACTGAAAATTCCGACGACGGTATTGGCATGGATGGCGGCATGGGTGGCAAACCCTAATGCCAGGCTTGTCTTCCCCATGCTGGGGCGCCCGGCCACCACCACCAAGTCGGAAGCTTGAAGCCCGGCAGTAATATCATCAAGGTCATAGTAGCCGGTCGGGACACCAGTGACGTGTTCTTTTCGCTTTGACAGCTTATCGATGACATCCAGACTCTCTTTGATGACCTGACTGATCGGGCTGAACGCACGATCGAGCTTGCCTTGCGCAATGCTGAAGACCGATCGTTCGGCAAAATCGAGAAGGTCGTCGATAGAGGCCGTCCCTTCATATCCCCTGGTCAACACCTCCGTTGAGGTGCTAATCAGCTGACGCGCCACGGCCTTATCGCGAACGATTTTGCAGTGGTATCGAATGTTGGCTGAACTTGGAACAATCTGGACAAGTTCTGCGAGATAGGAGGCGCC is a genomic window of Candidatus Nitrospira kreftii containing:
- a CDS encoding hypothetical protein (conserved protein of unknown function), whose protein sequence is MVWNRRSSGHDLTVLAIKLTILFLPCVLVACATATQPHKTAPPPPSTAQQPPQATPESDATYHFMMGHQAELAQDLETALKEYQAALVADPKSQEVKSRLAALHFALGDMTQAVQYAEDVGQGTGQEPQLLTQMAGILASAGKSESAIELLDKAIAIDPKRGESYFPKSLILLNQKRIAESEQVVKKGLQYATDSPIGYYYLGRISIEAGNMEQALSSFDRAISVNPSFEPAYLAQASIHESRQEKDKAIAILKRYLHQVNPRNRDVRQHLIQLYIATKDYAGGLAELEQMLEDNPGDLDAQLRMALIYGEKKEFSKAIAQLTDILKAKPAELKVRDYLGYLYEETKDFPKAMETYRYNLHLDPRFADSHIHLGVLLYRLKQFPEAVTHLDEAVRLMPKQPEPHIVLGLAHLQSEQFEKASEAFQEGIRHNPKNADLHFNLGTAYDKLNRFDDVERAMETALSLDPHHADALNYLGYSYAERDMKIDQALSLTKRAVALKPENGYYVDSLGWAFYKSGLLSEALAEIKRAVSLVGDDPVIYEHLGEVYMKQRKMTDARDAWLHSLELDPSNEKLLQRFREQGMANPTYEDRIQQAKRRVSEKAQNPQITPQAHPD
- a CDS encoding Replicative DNA helicase — its product is MKSAGMVDLSQPKLPPQNLEAEQSVLGAILLDNAAMPKAMELLVEEDFYRTAHKRIYQAMLELSDTGEVIDQITLTERLKSRGELEAVGGASYLAELVQIVPSSANIRYHCKIVRDKAVARQLISTSTEVLTRGYEGTASIDDLLDFAERSVFSIAQGKLDRAFSPISQVIKESLDVIDKLSKRKEHVTGVPTGYYDLDDITAGLQASDLVVVAGRPSMGKTSLALGFATHAAIHANTVVGIFSLEMSKPQIVLRMLSSEARVDSHALRTGKLQKEDWWRLAEAAGRLEQAPIFIDDTGGITVQQMRGKARRLKAEKGLDLLIVDYLQLMQGRSDSESRQQEISDISRSLKALAKELNVPVVALSQLSRAVEARKPPIPMLADLRESGAIEQDADVVMFIYREDVYDQNSERKGIADIIVSKHRNGPIGKRELFFQDRFAKFESLDLREA